In the Plasmodium gaboni strain SY75 chromosome 13, whole genome shotgun sequence genome, aatttccATTTTGTTGTAAATTCAATAGCTATATTTTCCATAGAATTAATATCAATATGtgataaataataattatcatcatcCAAATTATGATTGTTGTTATTGTAGtttttatatgtatcttcttttattgtattaataatatgttcATGTTTGTTTACAAATAAGATgatatcttttatatatatatttaattcatattctatataagttgttatttcttttttcaataatttttcaaaCGTAGATATTTTCTCTTctaatttattttgttttaatatataaataacataataatagttattaatataaaataataatttttcttttggACATAAAATTTCATCATTTAAACTTAttaatgtatttatataagCTCCTTCTAAACTTgatattaaattattaatttttttatattttaaaaaataattatttttatcaaatatatttctattatttGTTCCTTCTGGAGGATTTTTACATTTCTCTTTCATACATACATTcttatcatattttttttttaaattagTATTCTCATTTGTATgtgaataaatattattataaaaaagattatcatcattattattattattattatgaatttTATCACTCTCATCATCACAATTActatgtttatttttttcaatatttaaattattcatattattcacaTTATTCACATTATTCACATTATTCACACTATTCACACTATTCACACTATTCACACTATTCACactattcatattattcatattcgggtcgtttttatttttttctttgcTCTCATTACCTTTTACAtcatttacatttttatcataacaattttttattatatgtcTTTTAAATTGTGCAGTGcataatttattttcatcagATTGTTCATCCAACAAATTACATTCTTTCTCTTCAttgtaattttttgtttccATCTCTACTTTGTCAATTTGATCTACCACATTGGTGTGATGatgatttttattttctttgAGATTTTTCTCTTCATGTTCcaaattaattttttgtctatctattttttctttatagTAAGTATCTATATCAAAACATAAtttagataatataattacTGAAGAATAAAAGtttgtaaattttttgGTAACACTATGTACTTCTTGTGTTTTAATATCAGTTGAAAGGTTAGGTGCATGTTTTGTTTCTTCTTGAATATTTACATGGgtatttaaatttttattatttatatcattttgtttaataTTCACAAGATGGGTTTTTTTATTTGGTTGTGATTTATTTATGGacatattatttgtaaGTGACGCGTCTGAATTATTGATacaataattattaatatgatgataataagGACTATCATCACTATTATGTTGGTTATCACTATTATCtccatttttattcttcttcttattattattattattattttcttgaTTTGTAGaattatcaaaattttcaattatcgaattatttatatgacatgttttattttgataatgCTCAAGCggatatatatttgtcTTACCATCAGAATTTAATGGTATGTATTTTTTCTgatctattttttttttatttaatgaatGAAGATTTTCTTgaacaatataatatattttgttccataaaaatgtttgaattttttgaatatacatataaagtgttataatatttcttctatatataatatatgaataatagAGATTCatgatatatatacaaaataaagatataacATCATATGTTTCTATTgtgtaataataaataaaatcGAAACAAAGTGATATAGTCTTTGAATATATCTCTAAGAATAACATATCAGGTGATTCATaatctttaaaaaaattcaatataaaataatattctaAAGACCCCGTgtcaaaaaataatttatttattgatTTGTATATTTCTTCAAATGGATACATTAAATTATCTGTATctgaaattaaaaatacTGGATATTctgtatttatattctcTTCAAAAGTTTCTTCATCACTTGttctattattattatgatgaatataactataattattattataattattaataataatactatcattattattattactactactactactattattattaatatcaNNNNNNNNNNNNNNNNNNNNNNNNNNNNNNNNNNNNNNNNNNNNNNNNNNNNNNNNNNNNNNNNNNNNNNNNNNNNNNNNNNNNNNNNNNNNNNNNNNNNNNNNNNNNNNNNNNNNNNNNNNNNNNNNNNNNNNNNNNNNNNNNNNNNNNNNNNNNNNNNNNNNNNNNNNNNNNNNNNNNNNNNNNNNNNNNNNNNNNNNNNNNNNNNNNNNNNNNNNNNNNNNNNNNNNNNNNNNNNNNNNNNNNNNNNNNNNNNNNNNNNNNNNNNNNNNNNNNNNNNNNNNNNNNNNNNNNNNNNNNNNNNNNNNNNNNNNNNNNNNNNNNNNNNNNNNNNNNNNNNNNNNNNNNNNattatttttaatattttttttttctagattgtttatatattttttaaataagttgaaatattttttattcataacattaatatattctttcAAAAGACTATTATAAACATGtttattgttattaaaaagaaaagtaTTTAATTCTAAAAATTTCATTAAATTTTGttgtataatataaatatgaatatttttatttttaatatgatttattttttcaagaaaaaagaaataaatacGATCTActgattttatttttaatttttctaattCTATATATGAGTATTTAATACTTGgatatatatcatataagCAATGTTTACaattttcaatttttttagttaatatatgtatattttgaatatattcTTGATTTATATCTCCAGATGTAATATCTTCAATTAATTGTGGTGTAATAATAActattttaatatatgtatttaataGTTCTAAAATTATTTTACGATTTTTTAActtataatttatattctGTGTAATTgtttcaatattattaatatcattacatatatgttttatatcatcatgatttttcattaatatattatcaataaatatatgtgcatccttacaattatttattttattgtttatatttaagGTTTCTTTATCATGTCcattaaaatattctaAAACTTCATTggtatatttatataatttattttctatattttttaaaatatttattaatacatcacaactataattattattattataattattatNNNNNNNNNNNNNNNNNNNNNNNNNNNNNNNNNNNNNNNNNNNNNNNNNNNNNNNNNNNNNNNNNNNNNNNNNNNNNNNNNNNNNNNNNNNNNNNNNNNNNNNNNNNNNNNNNNNNNNNNNNNNNNNNNNNNNNNNNNNNNNNNNNNNNNNNNNNNNNNNNNNNNNNNNNNNNNNNNNNNNNNNNNNNNNNNNNNNNNNNNNNNNNNNNNNNNNNNNNNNNNNNNNNNNNNNNNNNNNNNNNNNNNNNNNNNNNNNNNNNNNNNNNNNNNNNNNNNNNNNNNNNNNNNNNNNNNNNNNNNTCTTCTTGATATCCTTTTCTGTTTTCTTCAGAGCATgttgttttatattattattaaggttgctttttttataattaaaaatttcattttataatccttatatatatatatatatatatattttttttttctttcttttgttgattttaaaatgaaaattaaGAAAGAACTAAAGTCAAGTGAAGATAAAGTccaaataaaaaaagaagaaaaatttaaaaaaccaataaacaaaaaaagcaaccttaataataatataaaacaacATGCTCTGAAGAAAACAGAAAAGGATATcaagaagaagaaaaagaagaagaaaaaaaagaaa is a window encoding:
- a CDS encoding putative vacuolar protein sorting-associated protein 52; translated protein: NNYNNNNYSCDVLINILKNIENKLYKYTNEVLEYFNGHDKETLNINNKINNCKDAHIFIDNILMKNHDDIKHICNDINNIETITQNINYKLKNRKIILELLNTYIKIVIITPQLIEDITSGDINQEYIQNIHILTKKIENCKHCLYDIYPSIKYSYIELEKLKIKSVDRIYFFFLEKINHIKNKNIHIYIIQQNLMKFLELNTFLFNNNKHVYNSLLKEYINVMNKKYFNLFKKYINNLEKKNIKNNXXXXXXXXXXXXXXXXXXXXXXXXXXXXXXXXXXXXXXXXXXXXXXXXXXXXXXXXXXXXXXXXXXXXXXXXXXXXXXXXXXXXXXXXXXXXXXXXXXXXXXXXXXXXXXXXXXXXXDINNNSSSSSNNNNDSIIINNYNNNYSYIHHNNNRTSDEETFEENINTEYPVFLISDTDNLMYPFEEIYKSINKLFFDTGSLEYYFILNFFKDYESPDMLFLEIYSKTISLCFDFIYYYTIETYDVISLFCIYIMNLYYSYIIYRRNIITLYMYIQKIQTFLWNKIYYIVQENLHSLNKKKIDQKKYIPLNSDGKTNIYPLEHYQNKTCHINNSIIENFDNSTNQENNNNNNKKKNKNGDNSDNQHNSDDSPYYHHINNYCINNSDASLTNNMSINKSQPNKKTHLVNIKQNDINNKNLNTHVNIQEETKHAPNLSTDIKTQEVHSVTKKFTNFYSSVIILSKLCFDIDTYYKEKIDRQKINLEHEEKNLKENKNHHHTNVVDQIDKVEMETKNYNEEKECNLLDEQSDENKLCTAQFKRHIIKNCYDKNVNDVKGNESKEKNKNDPNMNNMNSVNSVNSVNSVNSVNNVNNVNNVNNMNNLNIEKNKHSNCDDESDKIHNNNNNNDDNLFYNNIYSHTNENTNLKKKYDKNVCMKEKCKNPPEGTNNRNIFDKNNYFLKYKKINNLISSLEGAYINTLISLNDEILCPKEKLLFYINNYYYVIYILKQNKLEEKISTFEKLLKKEITTYIEYELNIYIKDIILFVNKHEHIINTIKEDTYKNYNNNNHNLDDDNYYLSHIDINSMENIAIEFTTKWKLLFKNIRHNIINSFINIDNAFNILKLLNTNILLYFTRFYQLTKKIFSNTQPPPYIQNLPSVDVIMIQIKKYTKNVSN